Below is a window of Paraburkholderia azotifigens DNA.
CATGATGTTTCCCCGTTCTCCCGATTGCCGGCTTGTTCGGGACTGCGCCGGTCAATGTGCTGATAAAAGCGCCGCAACGCGCAAATGGTTGCATGCGCACCTGACTCGAAAAACCGAGGGCGGGGATCGACTTACCTTCGACCACTGTCTTGCGGAAGCCAACCCGTTGAGCCCCATTGTTGCCCTTTTGAGCCTTTTGGCAAAGCAAAAAGTAAGGCCTCGTCAGGCGCTCATCCGGTCGATTCGACTTACGAAACCCTGACTGTAACAGCCCGTAACAGGGTCATCATAAACCGACCCATCCACTCGTCTCAAAAATGTCGATGTAAGCTACGATACGCGCTATATTCCTGTCGCGCACGCCCGGCCGGGCCGCCGTCGCGCAATGCTCGCTGCCACCAGAAGCAGCCGCCCCCGCCTTTACCGGACCGCCCTTCCATGTGGATCGTTCGTCTCGCGCTGCGGCGCCCTTATACGTTTGTCGTTCTCGCGCTGCTGCTGCTGATCATCGGCCCGCTGACGATACTGCGCACGCCTACGGACATTTTCCCGAACATCGACATTCCCGTGCTGTCGGTGATCTGGTCGTACAACGGCCTGCCCGCCGACGAGATGGAAAAGCGCATCGTGCTCAACTACGAGCGCGGATTGTCCGTGGCGGTGAACGATATCGAGCACGTCGAATCGACTTCGATGAACGGCATCGCCGTCGTCAAGATTTTCTTCCAGCCGCACGCCAACATCAGCGAAGCGCTCGCACAGGTTACGGCGCTGTCGCAATCGCAATTGCGTTCGCTGCCGCCCGGCATCACGCCGCCGAACATATTGCGCTACAACGCATCCACCGTGCCTATCCTGCGGCTGTCGCTCTCTTCACCGTCGCTCACCGAGCAGGAACTGTACGACTACGGTAACAACTTCCTGAAGACGCAGCTCGCGACCGTGCCGGGTGCATCGGCGCCGCTACCGTACGGCGGCAAGCAGCGGCAGATCATGGTCGATATCGATTCGCGCAAGCTGCAGGAGCGCAATCTGTCGCCGATGGACGTGGTGAATTCGATCACCGCACAAAACCTGATCGTGCCCACAGGCACCGCGAAAATCGGCTCGACGGAATACTCGGTACAGATGAATTCGAGCCCCGATTCGCTCGCAGGCCTGAACAACATCCCGATCAAGTCCGGCCCGAACGGCACGATCTACATTCGCGACGTCGCGCATGTACGCGACGGTTATCAGCCGCAGACCAACATCGTGCGCGTCGACGGACAGCGCGCGTCGCTGCTGACGATCAACAAGAGCGGCAATACGTCGACGCTCGAAATCGTCGATCGCATCAAGACCATGATGCCGGCGCTGCGCAATCTCGTGCCTGAGTCGCTGAACATCGATCCCGTCGCCGACCAGTCGCTGTTCGTGCGCGCATCGGTGCAAGGCGTGCTGCGTGAAGCGCTGATCGCCGCGTGCCTGACGGGTCTGATGATTCTGCTGTTCCTCGGCAACTGGCGCGCTACGTTGATCATCGCCGTGTCGATTCCGCTGTCGATGATCACGTCGATCATCGCGCTGTCCGCGCTCGGCGAGACGATCAACATCATGACGCTAGGCGGGCTTGCGCTTGCCGTCGGTATTCTCGTCGACGACGCGACCGTCGCGATCGAAAACATCAGTCATCAGCTGGAACAGGGGAAGAACCTCGAACAGGCGATTCTCGACGGCGCGCATCAGATCGCGATTCCAACGCTCGTGTCGACGCTTTCCATCTGCATCGTGTTCGTGCCGATGTTCCTGCTGACGGGCGTCGCGCACTATCTGTTCATCCCGCTCGCCGAAGCCGTCGTGTTCGCGATGCTCGCGTCGTATTTCTTCTCGCGGACGCTGGTGCCGACGCTCGCGAAGTATCTGCTGCGCTATCACCATCGTCCCGCCGACTTCCATCATCCGCAGCAAACGCGCAATCCGTTCATGCGGATGCACCTCGCGTTCGAGCGCGGCTTCGCGAACGTGCGCGCGCGTTATCGCGAGTTTCTCGTGGCGCGCGTCACACGGCCCGGCCCGTTCGTGACGATATTTCTGGGCTGCTGTCTGCTGTCGCTGCTGCTGATGCCGTTCCTCGGCCGCGACTTCTTCCCTGCCGTCGACGCCGGCACGATCGCGCTGCACTTGCGCGCGAAAACGGGCATGCGCGTCGAGGAAACGGCCGTCGTCACGGACCGCGTCGATGCGCGCATCCGCGAGCTGATTCCGCGCGGCGAGCTGCATTCGATCATCGACAACATCGGTCTGCCCGTGTCGGGCATCAACCTGTCGTACAGCAACACGGGCACGATCGGCACGTCGGACGCGGACATTCTGATCACGCTGAACCCGGACCACCATCCGACAGCCGACTACGTTCGCAAGCTGCGCCGCACGCTCACCGACGAATTCCCCGGCGTGCAGTTCGCCTTCCTGCCCGCGGATATCGTCAGCCAGACGCTGAACTTCGGCATGCCGTCGCCCATCGACGTGCAGATCGTCGGACGCGACGTGCAGGGCAATCGCGCGTTCGCCGCGCTGTTGCTCGACAAGCTGCGCGCCATTCCAGGTTTTGCCGACGCGCGCATCCAGCAGCCTTCGGATCTGCCGCGCATCTTCGTCGATGTCGACCGCACGCGCGCGCAGCAGGCCGGTTTCACACAGCGCGACGTCGCGAGCAATCTGCTCATCACGCTCTCCGGCAGCCAGCAGACGACGCCGACGTTCTGGCTGAATCCGCGCAATGGCGTCAGTTACAACGTGATCACGGAAGCGCCGCAATATTCGATCGATTCGCTGCAATCGCTCGCGAACATTCCGCTGAACGCGAACGGCCACACGAACATTCTCGGCGCGCTGTCGACGATGCATCGCACGGCGGGCAACGCGGTGCTCACGCACTACAACGCGCAGACCACGATCGACATCTACGGCACGGCAGACGGCCGCGATCTCGGTGCGGTGTCCGACGACATCCAGAAGGTCATCGCCGACACGAAGGCGCAATTGCCGAAGGGTTCGTCGATCGAACTGCGCGGCCAGGTGCAGACGATGAACGATTCGTTCTCGGGCCTGCTCGCCGGTCTCGTGTTCGCGATCGTGCTGGTGTATCTGCTGATCGTCGTGAACTTCCAGTCGTGGCTCGATCCGTTCATCATCATCACGGGGTTGCCGGGCGCGCTGGCGGGCATCGTGTGGATGCTGTTCCTCACGCACACGACGCTGTCGATTCCGGCACTGACGGGTGCGATCATGTGTATCGGCATCGCGACGGCGAATTCGATTCTCGTCATCAGTTTCGCGCGCGAGCAGCTGCTCGAACATGGCGACGCGACGCGCGCCGCGATCGAAGCAGGCTTCACGCGTTTTCGCCCGGTGCTGATGACGGCGCTCGCGATGGTGATCGGCATGGTGCCGATGGCGATCGGCCTCGGTGAAGGCGGCGAACAGAATGCGCCGCTCGGGCGCGCAGTGATCGGCGGACTTGCGATCGGCACGATTGCGACGCTCGCGTTTGTGCCCGTGGTGTTTTCGATGATCTATCGACGGCTGTCGGAGCGGCGCGCACGCGCCGCCGCGCATGTCGTCCATAAGCCGCAATGACGTGCCCTGAGTGGACGCGAAGCGGCTGCAAACTGGCCGCTGTCATAACAACGATGCGCAAGCACAGTATCCGGAGTGCAGATGGAAGTGAATCGTCCTGATGAGTCCGCGCCGCACGGGGAAGGCCCGCGCGGCTCATCGAAGCGCGCGCGCTGGATCGCGGCCGGCGCGGCTATCGTCGTGCTTGCGCTCGCCGCGCAAGGCATCTGGTCGCGTCACGATGCACACGCCGCGCTCGAACGCGATGCGCAGCATGCCGCTCAACTGAGCGTCGAAGTCGTCAAGCCGCAGAAGTCGGCGGCGGCGCTCGACCTCGTGCTGCCCGGCAACGTACAGGCGTTTCTCGATACGCCGATCTACGCGCGCACCAACGGCTATCTGAAGAAGTGGTACGTGGACATCGGTGCGCACGTGAAGGCGGGACAACTGCTCGCCGATATCGACACGCCCGAAGTCGACGATCAGCTGAAGGCCGCGAGCGCGGATCTCGAGAATGCGCAGGCGAATTACGCGCTCGCCAGAAGCACCGCCGACCGCTGGACGGAGATGCTGCGCAGCAACTCCGTCTCGAAGCAGGAAACCGACGAGAAGGTCGGCGACATGCTCGCGAAGAAAGGCACGCTCGACGCGGCGCGCTTCAATGTCGCGCGGCTCGGGAAGATGCAATCGTTCCAGAAGGTCTATGCGCCGTTCGACGGCATCGTGACGGCGCGCAATGTCGATGTCGGCGCGCTGATCGATGCGGGCAGTTCCGGTGGCCCGGCGAAAGAGCTGTTCCACGTCGCGCAGGCCGACCGGCTGCGCGTCTACGTGAACGTGCCGCAGGCTTACGCGCAGGAAGTGAAGGCGCAGCAGACCGCGTATCTGACGCTTACGGAAACGCCGTCGAAGCACTATCCCGGCACCGTCGCGCGCACGGCAGGCGCCGTCGATGCGCAGCAGCGCACGATGCTCGTCGAAGTCGACGTCGACAACCGCAACGGTGATCTGCTGCCCGGCGCGTATGCGCAGGTTCATTTCGCGTTGAAGTCGCAGGTCGCGGCGCCGTTCACGCTGCCCGGCAACGCGTTCCTGTTCCGCCCCGACGGCGTGAAGGTCGCCACCGTCGATGCGCAGCAGCGCGTGAAGCTCGTCAAGGTCGCGCTTGGTACCGACTATGGGACGCGCGTCGCCGTCGCGTCGGGACTGACGGGCGACGAACAGGTGATTCTGAATCCGCAGGATTCGATCGTCGACGGCGCGGCGGTGCGCGTCGTGCATCCGAAGGCGGGCAAGGCAGCGGCTGCTTCGGGTGCCTCGGGCGGTCTGCCTTCCGCGCAAAACGAACAGACTTCGAAGGCATCAGAGTGAGCACGTCACGCATGCGTCTGCGTTCAGTTGCTCTCGCCCTTGCAGGCACGAGCCTGCTTGCCGCGTGCACGCTCGGTCCCGACTACAGGCGCCCGACGGCACCCACGGCGGCTACGTACAAGGAAGTCGAAGGCACAGGCTGGAAAACGGCCGAACCCGCCGACGCGCATATCCGCAGCGCCTGGTGGGAGGTCTACAACGATGCCGCGCTGAACGCGCTCGAACAGCAGGTCGCGAGCGAGAACCAGAACGTGCAGGCCGCGCAGGCGCGCTTTCGCGCGGCGCGCTCGCAGGTCGCGCAGTTCCGCTCGCAGTTCTTCCCTGTCGTCACGATGAACGGCGGCTACTCGCGCGCGCGCTCGTCGGAAAACGTGAAGTTCAAGTCGACGGCGGGCAAGACGCTCGACGACTGGATCGTCGGCGCCGACGCGACGTGGGAACCCGATCTGTGGGGCCGCGTGTCGCGCAGCGTCGAAGGCGCGCGGGCGAACGCACAAGCCAGCGCCGCGGATGCGCAAAGCGCGTTGCTGTCGATGCAGGCCGAACTCGCGACGGATTACTTCGAATTGCGCGGCATCGACCGCGAGCGGCAATTGCTCGACGACACCATCGCCGCCTACAAGGAAGCCGTCGAACTCACGCAGAACCGCTACAAGGGCGGCATCGCGACCGACGCCGATGTCGCGCAGGCGCAGACGCAATTGCGCACAACCCAGGCGCAGTCGATCGATCTCGGCGTGCAGCGCGCACAGCTCGAACACGCGATCGCGATCCTGACAGGCCAACCGCCTTCGACGTTCTCGCTGCCCGTCGCGCCGCTCGTCGCCGTGCCCGTGATCGCACCCGTCGGCGTGCCGTCGACGCTGCTCGAACGACGGCCCGATATTGCTTCCGCCGAACGGCGTGTCGTCGATCTGAACGCGCAGATCGGCGTCGCGACTGCGGCCTATTTTCCGAATCTGATCCTGTCAATGACGGGCGGACTGGAGGCGACCAACTTCAGCCAATGGCTGCTCGCGCCGAGCCGTTTCTGGTCGCTCGGGCCGTCGCTTGCGGGCACCTTGCTCGACTTCGGCGGACGCGCCGCGCAAAAGGCCGAGGCGCAGGCAAACTACGATGAAGGCGTCGCGCAGTATCGTCAGACGGTGCTGACGGCGTTCGGCCAGGTGGAAGACAACATCGCGGCCTTGCGCGTGCTCGAACAGGAAGCGCAGACGCAGGACGACGCCGTCGAAGCCGCGCAGCGCTCGCTCGCGATCATGACGAACCGCTACAGGAACGGCGCGATCACCTATCTCGATGTCGTCGTCGCGCAAACGACGGCGCTCAGCAACGAGCGCGAAGCCGTCTCGATCGCGCGCCGCCGGATGGCTGCGAGCGTCGCGCTGATCAAGGCGCTGGGCGGCGGCTGGGACGCGACTTCCCTGCCCACCGACGAGCAGCTCACTGATCCCGACGCAGCCGGCCAGCCCGCGAGCACTGTGTCCGCCACGCGTAGCTGAGGCGCGGATCGCGGACTTCCCGGTCCGCGTCCTGCTGCAGAGTTCGACGACGCCCGCTGCGCATTCGGCGTATCGTTGAGCCCTCGCGCGCCTGCCGATGGCGCGCTTTTCACTGCTTCTCATCGTTTCCGGGAGTTTTGTTGTGACCGCATCGTCGGACCCGAGTCGGCCCGCTGATTCTTCGTCTTTCGCCTCATCCTCTTCTTCCTCTTCCGGCGCGCCGTATCTCGAGCGCGGCACGCGTGCCTACTGGCGCGCCAGTCTCGCGCTACTGTTCGCCGGTTACGCGACGTTCTCGCTGCTCTACTGCGTGCAGCCGCTATTACCCGCGTTCTCCGCTTCGTTCGATGTGAGCCCTGCGCAAAGCAGCCTGTCGCTATCGCTGACGACGGCGGCGCTCGCGCTCGCCGTGTTCGTCGCGGGCTTCGTGTCGGAAGGATGGAGCCGTCATCGTTTGATGACGGCTTCGCTCACCGCTTCGTCGCTGCTCACGCTCGCGGTCGCGTTCACGCCGCAATGGCACGCGCTGCTGTTGTTGCGCGCGCTCGAAGGACTCGCGCTCGGCGGCGTGCCTGCCGTCGCGATGGCGTATCTCGCGGAGGAAGTGCACCCGGACGGTCTCGGTCTTGCGATGGGCCTGTATGTGGGCGGCACGGCCATCGGCGGCATGGCGGGGCGGGTCATTACGGGTGTGGTCGCGGATCTGTTTTCGTGGCGCGTCGCGATAGGCACGATCGGCGTGCTCGGCATTCTGTCGATGCTCGCGTTCCGCTCACTGCTGCCGCCGTCGCGGCATTTCGTGCCGCGGCGCGGACTCGGTTTTGCGCATCACCGCGCGGCGCTGGCGACGCATTTCCGCCGCCCCGGTTTGCCTCTGTTGTTCCTGATGGGCTTCGTGCTGATGGGCAGCTTCGTCACGCTGTACAACTACATCAGCTACCGGCTGCTCGCGCCGCCGTTCGGTCTGAGTCAGACGGCCATCGGCGGGATCTTCGTGGTGTATCTGACGGGCGTGGTCGCGTCGCCATGGTCGGGCCGCATGGCCGACACGTTCGGACGCGCGCGCGTGCTGACGGGCAGCATCGTCATCATGCTGTGCGGCTTGCTGCTGACGACCACGCAGTCGCTTACGCTGATCGCATGCGGGATCGCCTGCGTAACGTTCGGCTTCTTCGCGGGGCACGCGGTTGCGAGCGGCTGGGTCGGACGGATCGCCAAGGAAGCCAAAGGCCAGGCGGCCGCGCTGTATCTGCTCGCGTATTACCTGGGGTCGAGCATCGTCGGCTCGTACGGCGGGCGCGTGTGGGCGGCTTACGCATGGACGGGCGTCGCGGCGCTCGTCGGCGGATTGCTGCTGATCGGCATACTCGCGTCGACGCGGCTGCGCGCCCGTGAACGCAGCGGCGCCGCATAGCGTCGTTCCTGCAACGCGTGCAACGCTCGCCAGCGCTTCGACCGGTAAAACGCATATTCAGAAAGGTCGACGTAAGCGCGCGGTTGCATCGCGCGAAATTCTGCTCACAGCCGCCTGCAGCGCGCAAAGCCTTGCCCCGCTTCGCTTTGCCGCCCAAGGGACAGAAGCGCGCGTGCGCTGCAACCCACAATACGCATCGATACCGTCTCCTATACTGTTTTCAGGCGCGCCGCATGCAGTCGCGTCCTGGCGATTACACAAAGGAGACAGGCATGCACTACTTCACGATCGGTGATTTCATTCTGGTCATTCCGATGGCGCTGGCCGGGGCACTCTTCCTCGGTGCGCTGCCCTGCAAAACCGAGTTCAGGCACAACACGCTGCGTGTGCTGGGTGCGCTGCTTGGCGTCGTGTTTGCGGTCGTGCTGGTAGAGGGCTTGCCTGCGCTCGTTTAGCGAAGCGATTTTCGCGTCTCGTGCGTTGGGCGAAACAGCCCGGCGCGGAAACGAAAAAGCCGCCCATGTGGGCGGCTTTTTTAATGTGGCATCGGCTTGCGAATGCCTCGGCTATCAGATGTGCTGATCCGTCGACGGCTTCTCCCACAGATTCACGCTGCCTTCCGTCGCATAGCGATCGATTTCCGCCAGTTCTTCCGCCGTGAACGACAGGTTCTTCAGCGCCGCGACGTTCTCGCGAACCTGCTCGGCCTTGCTCGCACCGATCAGCGCCGACGTCACGCGCGAATCGCGCAGCGTCCATGCGAGCGCCATTTGCGCGAGGCTCTGGCCGCGGCGTTGCGCGATGTCGTTGAGCTTGCGCACGCGTTCGATGTTCTGCTCGCTCAAATGCTCCTGCTTCAGCGAACCGCCGCCCGCCTTGTTGACGCGCGCATCCTGCGGCACGCCGTTCAGGTACTTGCCCGTCAGCAGACCTTGCGCGAGCGGTGTGAACGCGATCGCGCCCGAACCCGTTTCTTCCAGTGCGCCGAGCAGCTCGCTTTCGATCCAGCGGTTCAGCATGTTGTACGCGGGCTGATGGATCAGCAGCGGCACCTTGTATTCGGCAAGCAGCTTCGCCATTTCGCGCGTCTTCTGCGCGGAGTACGACGAGATGCCGATATACAGCGCCTTGCCCTGCTGCACGGCGCTCGCGAGCGCGCCTGCCGTTTCTTCGAGCGGCGTGTCGACGTCGAAGCGGTGCGAATAGAAGATGTCGACGTAGTCGAGACCCATGCGCTGCAGGCTCTGGTCGAGACTCGCGAGGACGTATTTGCGCGAACCGCCGCCCTGGCCATACGGGCCGGGCCACATGTCCCAACCAGCCTTCGACGAAATCAGCAGCTCGTCGCGATACGGCCTGAAGTCGTCCTTGAAGATGCGGCCGAAGTTCGTTTCCGCGCTGCCGTACGGCGGCCCGTAGTTGTTCGCGAGGTCGAAGTGTGTGATGCCGAGATCGAACGAGGTGCGCAGGATCTCGCGTTGCGTCGAGATCGGCGTGGTGTCGCCGAAGTTGTGCCACAGGCCGAGCGACAGCGCGGGCAGTTTGAGACCTGACTTGCCGCAAACGCGGTACTGCATGTCCGAATAGCGTGCTGAAGCTGCTTCGTAAGCCATTGCTGGAGTCCTCTGAAATGGAGTCGGCGATGCGGGTCGCGCATCGCGTGGGTAAAGCGTTGTATTCGTTGTAGTTGGTCCGATGTGCCGTCTCTGCATGCCGTCTCTGCATGGTACCGGTATCAAGCGACCCTGCTATTTCGGCGCGATCCGGTACGCAGATGGCAACCAGGCGGCGACGGCCCAACACCCTATGTTAGCCAATCGCCGCGCCCGCTGCAGACGCCCACACTGCGGGACGCGCGGCATGGACGCCGTGCCGTCGATCGCCTAGACTTTCGGCCAAATTATTCATCGATGAAGGAGTGTTCATGACCAAAGCGATCTCGCTCGCATTGATCGCCGGCGGCGTGGTGCTGCTGTACTTCGGCGGCCAGTCGTTCCATTCGTTCAGCAACGATGTGTCGCGGGTCTTCACCGGTTCGCCGACCAACAAGACCATCTTTCTGATTGCGGGCGGCATCGTCGCGACGCTCGCCGGCCTGATCGGGCTCGCGTCGAGCAAGCGCTGACGGGGCCAACGCATTCCCGTCGGGACGCGGCCCGACGGGACGCTCAGAACGCCACTTCGGGCTTCGACGCCGAGCGCGAACCCGGCAGCGGCACATTGCTCGCGCCGTGATAGGTGTAGACCAGCGAGAACTTCACCTGATCCGACAGATTCTTCCCCGCCGAATGCAGCGTGTTGCAGTGGAAGAAGACCACGTCGCCCGCCTTCAGCACGGGCGACACCGCTTTCTGGATCAGCGCGGCATTTTCAGGCACGTCGGAACGGAAAAACTTCGCTTCGTCGAAGCGGTCCGACGTGAACGCCGCGGCATGCGAGCCCGGTACGAACCAGAGCGCCCCGTTGTCGACGGTTTCATCGCCGAGCGCGAGCCACACCGACACCAGATCGTCCCGCTCGAACGACCAGTAACGCACGTCGCGATGCCAGCCCGTCAGGCTGCCGTACGCGGGATGCTTGGTCATCATGCAGTTGTGATGCGCGCGCGACAGGCGCGGCTCTTCGCCGAAATACAGCTCCATCCAGCCGCGGATTTCCGGCGCCGTCGCCCATTCGGCGAAACGCGGATGACGCGCATACGCGTCGAGCAGACGCCGCACCGTATGCCCGCCTGGCGCTTCTTTCGACTCCGGCGCACCCGGATAGCGCAGATCGGCTTCGAATTCGACCGGCTCGGCCGCCGCCTGCAACTGCTGGCGCGCGATCTGTTTCATCTCGTCGCAACGCTCGGGCGTGATGAGACCCGGCACGACGACAAAACCCTGCTCGCGCAGCACCTGAATCTGCTCTTTCTTCGAATGGACTGACATGGGCGTTCCGTTCAGCTAGCGTTCGTTCGACAACCGGCTCTCATTGTAAAACGGGCACGATCGTATCGTCGCCAGGTCATGCGTGCGACCGCTCGCCACGTGCAAGCGGGATGGGCGCAACTGCACGCCGGATGGGCAGTCGCGCACGTTCTTCGAGCGCAAAGGGCGCGATCATGCGGGCTTCGTCCTCGTAAAAACCCCTATCCCTCTGGACTTTCGACGGTCATCAATCACGTGTAGCCTTTCGACCATGTCGATTGCAACACACGCTATTTCGCCGTCGACACGGCCATCCGCAGCCGCTGTCGTCTCATTCCGTTTTTCCTCAGGCTATTGCGTCCCCTTCGCTGGCAT
It encodes the following:
- a CDS encoding efflux RND transporter permease subunit, with product MWIVRLALRRPYTFVVLALLLLIIGPLTILRTPTDIFPNIDIPVLSVIWSYNGLPADEMEKRIVLNYERGLSVAVNDIEHVESTSMNGIAVVKIFFQPHANISEALAQVTALSQSQLRSLPPGITPPNILRYNASTVPILRLSLSSPSLTEQELYDYGNNFLKTQLATVPGASAPLPYGGKQRQIMVDIDSRKLQERNLSPMDVVNSITAQNLIVPTGTAKIGSTEYSVQMNSSPDSLAGLNNIPIKSGPNGTIYIRDVAHVRDGYQPQTNIVRVDGQRASLLTINKSGNTSTLEIVDRIKTMMPALRNLVPESLNIDPVADQSLFVRASVQGVLREALIAACLTGLMILLFLGNWRATLIIAVSIPLSMITSIIALSALGETINIMTLGGLALAVGILVDDATVAIENISHQLEQGKNLEQAILDGAHQIAIPTLVSTLSICIVFVPMFLLTGVAHYLFIPLAEAVVFAMLASYFFSRTLVPTLAKYLLRYHHRPADFHHPQQTRNPFMRMHLAFERGFANVRARYREFLVARVTRPGPFVTIFLGCCLLSLLLMPFLGRDFFPAVDAGTIALHLRAKTGMRVEETAVVTDRVDARIRELIPRGELHSIIDNIGLPVSGINLSYSNTGTIGTSDADILITLNPDHHPTADYVRKLRRTLTDEFPGVQFAFLPADIVSQTLNFGMPSPIDVQIVGRDVQGNRAFAALLLDKLRAIPGFADARIQQPSDLPRIFVDVDRTRAQQAGFTQRDVASNLLITLSGSQQTTPTFWLNPRNGVSYNVITEAPQYSIDSLQSLANIPLNANGHTNILGALSTMHRTAGNAVLTHYNAQTTIDIYGTADGRDLGAVSDDIQKVIADTKAQLPKGSSIELRGQVQTMNDSFSGLLAGLVFAIVLVYLLIVVNFQSWLDPFIIITGLPGALAGIVWMLFLTHTTLSIPALTGAIMCIGIATANSILVISFAREQLLEHGDATRAAIEAGFTRFRPVLMTALAMVIGMVPMAIGLGEGGEQNAPLGRAVIGGLAIGTIATLAFVPVVFSMIYRRLSERRARAAAHVVHKPQ
- a CDS encoding efflux RND transporter periplasmic adaptor subunit; translated protein: MEVNRPDESAPHGEGPRGSSKRARWIAAGAAIVVLALAAQGIWSRHDAHAALERDAQHAAQLSVEVVKPQKSAAALDLVLPGNVQAFLDTPIYARTNGYLKKWYVDIGAHVKAGQLLADIDTPEVDDQLKAASADLENAQANYALARSTADRWTEMLRSNSVSKQETDEKVGDMLAKKGTLDAARFNVARLGKMQSFQKVYAPFDGIVTARNVDVGALIDAGSSGGPAKELFHVAQADRLRVYVNVPQAYAQEVKAQQTAYLTLTETPSKHYPGTVARTAGAVDAQQRTMLVEVDVDNRNGDLLPGAYAQVHFALKSQVAAPFTLPGNAFLFRPDGVKVATVDAQQRVKLVKVALGTDYGTRVAVASGLTGDEQVILNPQDSIVDGAAVRVVHPKAGKAAAASGASGGLPSAQNEQTSKASE
- a CDS encoding efflux transporter outer membrane subunit is translated as MRLRSVALALAGTSLLAACTLGPDYRRPTAPTAATYKEVEGTGWKTAEPADAHIRSAWWEVYNDAALNALEQQVASENQNVQAAQARFRAARSQVAQFRSQFFPVVTMNGGYSRARSSENVKFKSTAGKTLDDWIVGADATWEPDLWGRVSRSVEGARANAQASAADAQSALLSMQAELATDYFELRGIDRERQLLDDTIAAYKEAVELTQNRYKGGIATDADVAQAQTQLRTTQAQSIDLGVQRAQLEHAIAILTGQPPSTFSLPVAPLVAVPVIAPVGVPSTLLERRPDIASAERRVVDLNAQIGVATAAYFPNLILSMTGGLEATNFSQWLLAPSRFWSLGPSLAGTLLDFGGRAAQKAEAQANYDEGVAQYRQTVLTAFGQVEDNIAALRVLEQEAQTQDDAVEAAQRSLAIMTNRYRNGAITYLDVVVAQTTALSNEREAVSIARRRMAASVALIKALGGGWDATSLPTDEQLTDPDAAGQPASTVSATRS
- a CDS encoding MFS transporter, with translation MTASSDPSRPADSSSFASSSSSSSGAPYLERGTRAYWRASLALLFAGYATFSLLYCVQPLLPAFSASFDVSPAQSSLSLSLTTAALALAVFVAGFVSEGWSRHRLMTASLTASSLLTLAVAFTPQWHALLLLRALEGLALGGVPAVAMAYLAEEVHPDGLGLAMGLYVGGTAIGGMAGRVITGVVADLFSWRVAIGTIGVLGILSMLAFRSLLPPSRHFVPRRGLGFAHHRAALATHFRRPGLPLLFLMGFVLMGSFVTLYNYISYRLLAPPFGLSQTAIGGIFVVYLTGVVASPWSGRMADTFGRARVLTGSIVIMLCGLLLTTTQSLTLIACGIACVTFGFFAGHAVASGWVGRIAKEAKGQAAALYLLAYYLGSSIVGSYGGRVWAAYAWTGVAALVGGLLLIGILASTRLRARERSGAA
- the mgrA gene encoding L-glyceraldehyde 3-phosphate reductase → MAYEAASARYSDMQYRVCGKSGLKLPALSLGLWHNFGDTTPISTQREILRTSFDLGITHFDLANNYGPPYGSAETNFGRIFKDDFRPYRDELLISSKAGWDMWPGPYGQGGGSRKYVLASLDQSLQRMGLDYVDIFYSHRFDVDTPLEETAGALASAVQQGKALYIGISSYSAQKTREMAKLLAEYKVPLLIHQPAYNMLNRWIESELLGALEETGSGAIAFTPLAQGLLTGKYLNGVPQDARVNKAGGGSLKQEHLSEQNIERVRKLNDIAQRRGQSLAQMALAWTLRDSRVTSALIGASKAEQVRENVAALKNLSFTAEELAEIDRYATEGSVNLWEKPSTDQHI
- a CDS encoding DUF3185 family protein, with product MTKAISLALIAGGVVLLYFGGQSFHSFSNDVSRVFTGSPTNKTIFLIAGGIVATLAGLIGLASSKR
- a CDS encoding phytanoyl-CoA dioxygenase family protein, encoding MSVHSKKEQIQVLREQGFVVVPGLITPERCDEMKQIARQQLQAAAEPVEFEADLRYPGAPESKEAPGGHTVRRLLDAYARHPRFAEWATAPEIRGWMELYFGEEPRLSRAHHNCMMTKHPAYGSLTGWHRDVRYWSFERDDLVSVWLALGDETVDNGALWFVPGSHAAAFTSDRFDEAKFFRSDVPENAALIQKAVSPVLKAGDVVFFHCNTLHSAGKNLSDQVKFSLVYTYHGASNVPLPGSRSASKPEVAF